From the genome of Bacteroidales bacterium, one region includes:
- a CDS encoding MFS transporter yields MLKNHPKGLLVAFFSNMGERFGFYTMMAILTLFLQAKYGLSEEAAGDYYSWFYFAIYALALIGGILADSTNKYKLVILLGIVIMFGGYAMIAIPGLSLGVTVAGLFIIAFGNGLFKGNLQAVVGQMYDDPKFAKVRDTGYMIFYMGINVGAFFAPFIATGVRNWWLNVNGYAHDGSLPGLCHAFQRGELVDADALNKFQELANKVSGTTVTDLSKFATDYVHVFSTGYNYAFGVAACAMIVSLLVYVIFNKKLPRKERSAAPKDANGNKASLMGAKGITSLLISLGLMAVTSFIFYFLLDNYKLGLAVGLFVAFVSWIMQISTKEERPRVNSLIMVFIVVIFFWMSFHQNGLSMTFFARDYTVKTVDSFTNIFFNLNSILCFIGTIAGFVLIFRKNLKVRITGCAMFLIFGGLIYYLVSSYSSSNPIAPEIFESFNPLFIVALTFPVMGLFSWMQKKNIEPSNPRKIGYGMIIAAIGFVVILVASLNLVSPHELQYTDAAGNIKYNPVPDESRVLPYWLISSYLILTVAELFLSPMGLSFVSKVAPPRFQGLMQGGWLLATAVGNKFLFVGSFFWGKLALWQLWSIFVICCILSAIFIFSIIKRLENATS; encoded by the coding sequence ATGTTAAAGAATCATCCTAAAGGATTATTGGTCGCTTTCTTCTCGAATATGGGAGAGCGATTTGGTTTTTACACCATGATGGCCATTCTGACTTTGTTCTTGCAAGCCAAGTATGGACTATCGGAAGAAGCTGCCGGCGATTATTACAGCTGGTTTTATTTTGCCATTTATGCATTGGCTTTAATTGGAGGTATTCTGGCCGATTCGACTAACAAATATAAGCTGGTCATTTTGCTTGGAATAGTCATAATGTTTGGAGGCTATGCAATGATTGCTATTCCCGGATTATCACTGGGAGTAACTGTAGCCGGATTATTCATTATTGCATTTGGAAATGGTTTATTCAAAGGAAATTTACAGGCTGTGGTAGGGCAAATGTATGATGACCCAAAATTTGCCAAGGTACGTGATACCGGTTATATGATTTTTTATATGGGAATTAATGTAGGTGCATTCTTTGCTCCATTTATTGCTACAGGTGTACGTAACTGGTGGCTGAATGTTAATGGCTATGCACATGATGGAAGTTTGCCCGGGTTATGTCATGCTTTTCAGCGAGGCGAATTGGTTGATGCTGATGCACTAAATAAATTCCAGGAACTGGCTAATAAAGTTTCGGGTACAACTGTTACCGATCTTAGCAAGTTTGCAACGGATTATGTTCATGTTTTTTCTACAGGTTATAATTATGCTTTTGGTGTTGCAGCATGCGCTATGATTGTTTCGTTGCTGGTATATGTTATTTTCAATAAAAAATTACCAAGGAAAGAAAGAAGTGCAGCTCCAAAAGATGCAAATGGAAACAAAGCATCATTAATGGGAGCAAAAGGTATTACATCTCTATTAATATCATTAGGGTTGATGGCAGTTACATCATTCATTTTTTATTTCCTTCTCGATAATTATAAATTAGGATTAGCTGTAGGATTATTTGTAGCATTTGTTTCATGGATAATGCAAATCTCTACTAAAGAAGAACGTCCTCGAGTTAATTCGTTGATCATGGTTTTTATCGTTGTAATATTTTTCTGGATGTCATTTCACCAGAACGGGCTATCCATGACATTCTTTGCCAGAGATTATACAGTAAAAACGGTAGATTCATTTACAAATATCTTTTTCAACCTTAATTCGATATTATGTTTTATAGGCACTATCGCAGGTTTTGTTCTTATTTTCAGGAAGAACTTAAAAGTAAGAATTACAGGATGCGCAATGTTCCTTATTTTCGGAGGATTGATTTATTATCTTGTTTCAAGCTATTCATCAAGCAATCCTATTGCGCCGGAAATATTTGAATCATTCAATCCTTTATTTATTGTTGCACTTACATTTCCTGTTATGGGCTTATTCTCATGGATGCAGAAGAAAAATATTGAACCTTCAAACCCAAGAAAGATAGGCTATGGGATGATAATTGCAGCTATTGGTTTTGTTGTTATTTTAGTTGCTTCATTGAATTTAGTTTCTCCTCACGAACTACAATATACAGATGCTGCTGGTAATATTAAATATAACCCGGTACCAGATGAATCAAGAGTTTTACCTTATTGGCTAATCAGCAGTTATCTTATTCTTACTGTTGCAGAATTATTTTTAAGCCCGATGGGTTTATCCTTTGTGTCGAAAGTTGCACCGCCACGTTTCCAGGGATTAATGCAGGGCGGATGGCTTCTTGCAACAGCTGTTGGGAATAAATTTCTTTTTGTCGGAAGTTTCTTCTGGGGAAAACTCGCATTATGGCAATTGTGGTCAATATTTGTAATTTGCTGTATTCTTTCAGCTATATTTATTTTCTCAATTATCAAGCGACTCGAGAACGCAACAAGCTAA